From Xylocopilactobacillus apis, a single genomic window includes:
- the tgt gene encoding tRNA guanosine(34) transglycosylase Tgt: MDWPIKYRLEKKDSRTLARAGEIVTTRGTYQTPMFMPVGTQATVKSMSNGDLKSLGAGIILVNTYHMWVRPGENVVKKAGGLHQFMNWDQPILTDSGGFQAFSLADLRNFTEEGIKFKNHLSGDEMFMSPEVSIKVQNDLDSDIMMSLDILEPFYSDHDQMKKAVERTSRWAERGLNQHLKTGLPDQGLFGIVQGGGHRDLREQSARDLTSMDFAGYSIGGLSVGETKDEMNEVLSYTTPILPENKPRYLMGVGTADSLIDGVIRGVDIFDCVLPTRIARNGTAMTHHGRVVIKNAKYHEDFSPLDLECDCDTCRNYSRAYIRSLFSNHEILGIRLVSYHNLYFLTHLMRQVRQAILDDNLLEFRQEFFEKYGFNKKNAKNF; encoded by the coding sequence ATGGACTGGCCAATTAAATACCGTTTAGAAAAAAAAGACTCTCGTACACTTGCTAGAGCAGGAGAAATTGTCACAACTCGTGGTACCTATCAGACCCCAATGTTTATGCCGGTTGGAACCCAAGCAACCGTTAAATCAATGTCTAATGGAGATCTAAAATCTCTAGGTGCAGGCATTATTTTAGTCAATACATATCATATGTGGGTAAGACCAGGTGAGAATGTTGTCAAAAAAGCTGGCGGCTTGCATCAGTTTATGAATTGGGATCAACCCATTTTAACTGATTCAGGGGGATTTCAAGCTTTTTCTCTGGCTGATTTACGTAATTTTACTGAAGAAGGAATTAAATTTAAAAATCATTTAAGCGGTGATGAAATGTTCATGTCACCTGAAGTATCGATCAAAGTTCAAAACGATCTTGATTCAGATATTATGATGAGTCTTGATATTCTTGAACCGTTTTATAGCGATCATGATCAGATGAAAAAGGCAGTAGAACGGACAAGTCGCTGGGCAGAACGTGGTTTAAATCAGCATTTAAAAACCGGCCTGCCTGACCAGGGATTATTTGGAATTGTTCAGGGTGGAGGACACCGAGATCTTAGAGAACAAAGTGCTCGTGATTTAACATCAATGGATTTTGCCGGGTATTCGATTGGCGGTCTTTCAGTAGGAGAAACTAAAGATGAGATGAATGAAGTTCTATCTTATACGACACCGATTTTGCCAGAAAATAAACCTCGTTATTTAATGGGAGTTGGCACGGCCGATTCTTTGATCGACGGGGTTATTAGAGGGGTAGATATTTTTGACTGTGTCTTGCCGACTAGAATTGCTCGTAATGGTACAGCAATGACTCATCATGGTCGGGTCGTAATTAAAAATGCTAAATATCACGAAGATTTTAGTCCGCTTGATTTAGAATGTGATTGTGATACTTGTCGTAATTATTCTCGCGCATATATTCGCAGTTTGTTTAGTAATCATGAGATCTTAGGAATAAGATTGGTCAGTTATCATAACCTTTATTTTCTAACCCATTTAATGCGTCAAGTTCGACAAGCTATTTTGGACGATAATCTGTTAGAATTTAGACAAGAGTTTTTTGAAAAGTATGGTTTTAACAAAAAGAATGCTAAAAATTTTTAG
- the queA gene encoding tRNA preQ1(34) S-adenosylmethionine ribosyltransferase-isomerase QueA, which translates to MTSEINLLSTESYDYDLPKELIAQTPISDRSSSRLLVLDRKTGKMEDEHFYNIINYLNPGDTLVLNDSKVMPARLIGEKEDTHGHIEFLLLKNTKDNDWEVLAKPARHLHPGTEVSFGNGILRARVNDYLGEGRFLVTFSYQGVFLEILDQLGEMPLPPYIKEKLSDKDRYQTVYAKNWGSAAAPTAGLHWTKELLQKVSEKGINVAYLTLHVGLGTFRPVNSDNVKEHHMHSEYYILDEKTASLINETQKNGKRIIANGTTVVRTLETIAHNNDGKIVSTNGYTDIFIYPGFKWEAVDALITNFHLPKSTLVMLVSSFASRDQILAAYEHAIEKKYRFFSFGDAMFIE; encoded by the coding sequence TTGACAAGTGAAATAAATTTATTATCAACTGAAAGTTATGATTACGATTTACCAAAAGAATTGATCGCTCAAACACCAATTTCTGATCGTTCAAGTTCACGATTATTAGTACTTGATCGTAAAACTGGGAAAATGGAAGATGAGCATTTTTACAATATAATTAATTATTTGAATCCAGGGGACACATTAGTTTTAAATGATTCAAAAGTGATGCCGGCTCGTTTGATTGGCGAGAAAGAAGATACTCACGGACATATTGAGTTTTTGCTTTTGAAAAACACCAAAGACAATGATTGGGAAGTTCTTGCAAAGCCAGCCCGTCATCTCCACCCGGGTACTGAAGTATCTTTTGGCAATGGGATTTTACGCGCAAGAGTTAATGATTATTTAGGTGAAGGGAGATTTCTAGTAACTTTTAGTTACCAAGGAGTATTCTTAGAAATTCTTGATCAATTGGGTGAAATGCCTCTACCTCCTTACATCAAAGAAAAATTATCTGATAAAGATCGCTATCAAACAGTTTATGCCAAAAATTGGGGCTCAGCAGCAGCACCAACAGCAGGACTTCATTGGACTAAAGAGTTATTACAGAAAGTTTCTGAAAAAGGCATTAATGTTGCATATTTAACTCTGCATGTTGGGTTAGGAACTTTTCGCCCAGTCAATTCAGACAATGTCAAAGAACATCATATGCATAGCGAATACTATATTTTAGATGAAAAAACAGCTTCTTTGATTAATGAAACTCAAAAAAATGGAAAAAGAATAATTGCTAATGGCACAACTGTGGTTAGAACCCTTGAAACCATTGCGCATAATAACGATGGTAAAATAGTTTCGACAAACGGTTATACGGATATTTTTATTTATCCTGGATTTAAATGGGAAGCAGTTGATGCTTTAATTACTAATTTTCATCTTCCAAAGTCAACACTCGTAATGCTGGTGTCTTCGTTTGCTTCAAGAGATCAAATTTTAGCTGCTTATGAGCATGCAATTGAAAAAAAGTATCGTTTCTTTAGTTTTGGCGATGCAATGTTTATTGAATAG
- the ruvB gene encoding Holliday junction branch migration DNA helicase RuvB: MDQDENDLLNSSIADEEEEQENKTIRPQTLDSYIGQDKVKSELEIYIKAAQMREEAMDHVLFYGPPGLGKTTLANIIANELHANIKTTSGPAIEKAGDLVSIISSLEPGDVLFIDEIHRIPRSIEEILYSVMEDYYLDINLNGQEGTRMVHLDVPPFTLVGATTRAGMLTAPLRDRFGISERLNFYNTVDLQQIIMRSANILDYEITAAGAKEIALRSRGTPRIANRLLRRIRDFAQVENKSIIDKKIADLALKQLQVDSKGLDSLDRKILELMYDLYKGRAVGIRTIAANLGEKSETIEEIYEPYLLQVGFIARTPSGRIITPKGIAHLEKIRKE; encoded by the coding sequence ATGGACCAAGACGAAAACGATTTATTAAATAGTTCGATTGCCGATGAGGAAGAAGAGCAAGAAAACAAAACGATTCGCCCGCAGACATTAGATAGTTACATTGGACAAGATAAGGTAAAATCTGAACTAGAAATTTATATTAAAGCTGCTCAGATGAGAGAAGAAGCAATGGATCACGTTCTTTTTTATGGACCTCCGGGTCTTGGAAAGACGACCCTCGCTAATATTATTGCTAATGAACTTCATGCGAATATTAAAACTACAAGCGGTCCAGCAATTGAAAAAGCAGGAGATTTAGTTTCAATTATTTCTTCACTTGAACCAGGAGATGTTTTGTTTATTGATGAAATTCATCGGATTCCCCGCTCAATTGAAGAAATTCTTTATAGCGTAATGGAAGACTATTATTTGGATATTAATTTAAATGGTCAAGAAGGCACTAGAATGGTTCATCTTGATGTTCCGCCATTTACCTTAGTTGGAGCAACAACAAGAGCTGGAATGTTAACTGCTCCTTTGCGTGATCGATTTGGAATTTCTGAGAGATTAAACTTTTACAATACAGTTGATTTACAGCAAATTATAATGCGTTCAGCTAATATTCTTGATTATGAAATTACGGCAGCTGGAGCTAAAGAAATTGCATTGCGTTCTAGAGGGACTCCGAGAATTGCTAATCGATTGTTACGTCGAATTAGAGATTTCGCACAAGTTGAAAATAAGTCAATCATTGATAAAAAAATTGCAGATCTTGCTCTAAAACAGCTCCAGGTCGATTCTAAAGGATTAGATTCCCTTGATCGAAAAATTCTCGAGTTAATGTACGACTTATATAAAGGGCGTGCTGTTGGAATAAGAACAATTGCTGCAAACCTTGGCGAAAAAAGTGAAACAATCGAAGAAATTTATGAACCTTATTTATTACAGGTAGGTTTTATTGCCAGAACACCGTCTGGTCGGATAATAACCCCAAAGGGAATTGCACATTTAGAAAAAATTAGAAAAGAATAG
- the ruvA gene encoding Holliday junction branch migration protein RuvA, producing the protein MFAFLEGIVDQIEAGAVILNVNGIGYRLKSGDPYSFNLGETVRLFTHLVSTDTELSLYGFKTIAELELFEKLLKVSGIGPKSAHAIVASKDAANLAEAVETNDVKMLTRFPGVGKRTAQQIILDLKGKLGTVELNSDLNNSESQNSSLRDAMDALAALGFTEREVNQVGKTLQKDSSELSTQEYLKKGLSILTDR; encoded by the coding sequence ATGTTTGCTTTTTTAGAAGGAATTGTAGATCAAATTGAAGCAGGAGCAGTTATTCTTAATGTCAATGGAATTGGTTATCGCTTAAAAAGTGGTGATCCGTATTCTTTTAATTTAGGTGAAACGGTAAGACTTTTTACTCATTTGGTATCTACTGATACAGAATTAAGTCTTTACGGTTTTAAAACAATAGCTGAGCTTGAGCTTTTTGAAAAGTTATTAAAGGTCTCTGGGATTGGCCCAAAAAGTGCTCATGCGATTGTTGCTTCAAAAGACGCAGCAAATTTGGCTGAAGCAGTTGAAACTAATGATGTGAAAATGTTAACTCGTTTTCCAGGGGTTGGGAAAAGGACTGCTCAGCAGATTATTTTAGATTTAAAAGGAAAATTGGGAACTGTTGAGCTTAATAGTGATTTAAATAATTCAGAATCTCAAAATAGTTCATTACGTGACGCAATGGATGCTTTAGCAGCGTTAGGATTTACCGAAAGAGAAGTAAATCAAGTTGGGAAAACACTGCAAAAAGATTCTAGTGAACTTAGTACCCAAGAATATTTAAAAAAGGGGCTTAGTATTTTAACGGATAGGTGA
- a CDS encoding undecaprenyl-diphosphate phosphatase: MLQIFQAVIIGIVEGITEFLPISSTGHIVLVENLMKIPTTVDPHAKVMPFDANFWTMFSYVIQLGAILAVIFIYFHRLNPFSSQKDEQQKKDTWQLWFYVIVGVLPSVIIGLPLNSWMDEHLMNWMVVSATLIIYGILFIVIENWNRNRGIRRRNLKGMTYKLAFLIGCFQVLSLVPGTSRSGATILGALILGMSRMAATEFSFFLAIPTMFGVTILKLGKFFLHGGMMSGLEVATLAVGFIVSMIVAWLAIVFFLNYLKKHDFKVFGWYRIALGVIVIIAGAAFHLF, translated from the coding sequence ATGTTACAAATTTTTCAAGCTGTGATTATTGGAATCGTCGAAGGGATTACTGAATTTCTTCCAATTAGCTCAACCGGACACATTGTTCTAGTTGAAAACCTGATGAAGATTCCTACAACCGTTGATCCACATGCTAAAGTTATGCCATTTGATGCTAATTTTTGGACGATGTTCAGTTATGTGATCCAATTAGGAGCAATTTTAGCGGTAATTTTCATTTATTTTCATCGTTTAAATCCTTTTTCAAGTCAAAAAGATGAGCAGCAGAAAAAAGATACTTGGCAGTTATGGTTTTACGTGATTGTTGGAGTGTTGCCTTCGGTTATAATTGGTCTACCGCTAAACAGTTGGATGGATGAACATTTAATGAATTGGATGGTTGTTTCTGCAACTCTGATTATTTATGGAATTCTTTTCATTGTGATTGAAAATTGGAATCGAAATCGGGGAATTAGACGTCGAAATCTTAAAGGCATGACTTATAAACTTGCATTTTTAATTGGCTGTTTTCAAGTTTTGAGTCTGGTTCCTGGGACCTCACGTTCAGGTGCGACAATTTTAGGAGCTTTAATTTTAGGCATGAGCCGGATGGCAGCCACTGAGTTTTCCTTTTTTCTTGCAATACCTACGATGTTCGGTGTAACAATTTTAAAATTAGGAAAATTCTTTCTTCACGGTGGAATGATGAGTGGCCTAGAAGTTGCAACTTTGGCAGTCGGATTTATCGTCTCCATGATCGTTGCCTGGCTTGCAATAGTATTTTTCTTGAATTATTTAAAGAAACATGATTTTAAAGTATTTGGCTGGTATCGAATTGCATTAGGAGTGATTGTAATTATTGCTGGTGCGGCGTTCCACCTATTTTAG
- the mutL gene encoding DNA mismatch repair endonuclease MutL: MTNKIHLLSDDMINVIAAGEVIERPASVVKELIENAIDANANDIRIFVKQAGIDEIKVTDNGSGISPDEMKLAITAHATSKVERTRDIFQLRTMGFRGEALASITQISRFTIESQTKGQLGKLVSGAGAKIDSEKDISKSVGTTVIVKDLFYNTPVRLKYLKSISTELRHITDIVQRIAMSQPGISFSLYSNGKEVLRTVGNNDFRQTVAGIYGVEEARNLIDIKGQDDDFSLNGLVSLPNFTRANRRNINFSVNGRAVKSIELTRYLLEGYRTKLMVGRFPTAVIDIKLDPHLVDVNIHPSKQELKISKVDQLGELIVKSVDQSLAKLDLIPEANTDKIGFSDLLEPAAEMQKHFESLSHETVDYFTQNKNRKVEHIKEDIVASEDPLPHFEIEKPNQNDFSEIPLFLPEEKQKIEQWDQFYSKEKKLAPFENDKENKQVESLPKDNNLFAETNSQNRFPQMEYAGQVQGTYLITNTKDGLYIIDQHAAQERINFEYYSKKLGQEDSSEQSLLVPIVLEFSKSDFIEIKEKMDVIESLGLHFNEFGGNSFMINQYPSWIKSNQVKDTIKEMVDFILSNHKINLENFRIKTAKMMSCKRAIKAHQFLSDSEARELIQKLSTCENPFNCPHGRPVLVQITNHDLDRMFKRLQDPHLHDIGLSVD; this comes from the coding sequence ATGACGAATAAAATTCATCTTTTATCAGATGACATGATTAATGTGATTGCTGCTGGCGAAGTAATTGAGCGACCAGCTTCGGTTGTAAAAGAATTAATTGAAAATGCAATTGACGCAAACGCTAATGATATTAGAATTTTTGTAAAGCAAGCTGGAATTGACGAAATCAAGGTAACAGACAATGGCAGCGGGATTTCGCCGGATGAAATGAAACTTGCAATCACGGCACACGCTACTAGTAAAGTGGAGCGAACACGCGACATCTTTCAATTAAGAACAATGGGTTTTCGAGGAGAAGCGTTAGCAAGTATTACTCAGATTTCGCGATTTACAATTGAATCACAGACAAAAGGCCAATTGGGCAAGCTAGTTTCAGGAGCAGGAGCAAAGATTGATTCAGAAAAAGATATCAGTAAATCTGTCGGAACAACTGTAATTGTTAAAGACCTTTTTTATAACACCCCCGTTCGATTAAAATATTTAAAGAGCATTTCGACAGAATTAAGACATATTACTGATATTGTTCAAAGAATTGCAATGAGTCAGCCTGGCATTTCATTTTCGCTTTATTCTAATGGCAAAGAAGTTCTTAGAACTGTTGGAAATAATGATTTTAGACAGACTGTTGCTGGAATTTACGGGGTTGAAGAAGCTCGAAATCTTATTGATATTAAAGGGCAGGATGATGATTTTTCTTTAAATGGGCTGGTTTCTTTACCCAACTTTACCCGCGCAAATCGGAGAAATATTAATTTTAGTGTTAATGGACGGGCAGTTAAAAGCATTGAATTAACCCGCTATTTGTTAGAAGGGTACCGAACTAAGCTGATGGTAGGAAGGTTTCCAACCGCAGTTATCGACATTAAATTAGATCCGCATTTGGTAGATGTAAATATTCATCCCTCTAAGCAAGAGCTTAAAATATCTAAAGTTGATCAGTTGGGTGAGTTAATTGTTAAATCTGTTGATCAAAGTCTGGCAAAATTAGATTTAATTCCCGAAGCTAATACAGATAAAATTGGATTTTCTGATCTTTTGGAACCGGCTGCAGAAATGCAAAAACATTTTGAATCATTAAGTCATGAAACAGTCGATTATTTTACCCAAAATAAGAATCGTAAAGTTGAACATATTAAAGAAGATATTGTAGCTTCTGAAGATCCGTTGCCTCATTTTGAAATCGAAAAACCTAATCAAAATGATTTCTCAGAAATTCCCTTGTTTTTACCAGAAGAAAAACAGAAGATTGAACAATGGGATCAATTTTATTCTAAAGAGAAAAAATTAGCTCCTTTTGAGAACGATAAAGAAAATAAGCAAGTTGAATCGTTACCAAAAGATAACAACCTTTTTGCCGAAACTAACTCTCAAAATAGATTCCCGCAAATGGAGTATGCAGGACAAGTTCAAGGGACCTATCTGATAACCAATACTAAAGATGGTCTTTATATCATTGATCAGCATGCGGCTCAAGAGAGAATCAATTTTGAATATTACAGTAAAAAGCTCGGTCAAGAAGATTCAAGTGAGCAATCTTTATTAGTTCCAATTGTTCTAGAGTTCTCTAAAAGTGATTTCATTGAAATCAAAGAGAAAATGGATGTTATTGAAAGTTTGGGCCTTCATTTTAATGAATTTGGCGGAAATAGTTTTATGATTAACCAGTATCCTTCGTGGATTAAATCTAATCAGGTTAAAGATACGATTAAGGAAATGGTTGATTTTATTCTTTCAAATCATAAAATTAACCTCGAGAATTTTAGAATTAAGACCGCTAAGATGATGAGTTGTAAAAGGGCAATCAAGGCCCATCAATTTCTTTCGGATTCTGAAGCTAGAGAATTGATTCAAAAACTTTCAACCTGTGAAAACCCATTTAACTGTCCACATGGACGACCCGTTTTAGTCCAAATTACCAATCATGATTTAGATCGAATGTTTAAACGACTTCAAGATCCGCATTTACATGATATTGGATTGAGTGTAGATTAG
- the mutS gene encoding DNA mismatch repair protein MutS, whose protein sequence is MPQKVSDSPMMRQYREIKEIYPDAFLFFRVGDFYEMFYDDAVKGSQLLELTLTSRSKSADEQIPMCGVPHHAIDKYLSELTEMGYKAALCDQVEDPKSSTGPTVKREVTQVVTPGTYISDQDLTNNNYLSAILIGVPEIGLAYADLSTGELKYTKFSNLNAAIYEVLGLNSREIVTINSNSSRIKKALANRKLTISETSFKPEKKDVSKDALNLLLSYIKNTQMRSLSNLNDPKYYEPEEFLSIDYASKQNLELTRSLREGKKYGSLFWALDKTSTTMGSRLLRNWIERPLLDSSEIQKRQGYVGALLKEYVLRSDLKEELKKVYDLEHLSSKIAFGNINAREMTMLKKALQEIPKIKASLNDSSEQVLKDYSDSLESLSDIAELIERSIKEDAPIVITEGDIICDGYDAQLDKYRDSLTGGRNWIAQMEAHEKERTGISKLKVGYNRVFGYYIEVSRVNQGKVPDNYQRKQTLANAERYITPELKEHENLILSARDNSAKLEYEIFNQIRDQIKNRLPEVQKLAAQIAKLDVLNTFSEDAEKNHYVKPVINQKREIQLVESRHPVVELSDSMVDFVPNDVLMPEDNEITIITGPNMSGKSTYMRQLGLIVIMAQIGSFVPADKAELPLFDQIFTRIGASDNLLTGESTFMVEMKEANRALQESTSNSLILMDEIGRGTATYDGMAIAIAIIKYLSENVHAKTLFSTHYHELTQLSAQMRNLNNKHVGAVLKKGKLIFIHKMMDGPSDRSYGVHVAQLAGLPKQVVKDAFHYLREFEKTSTISPTNHFSQENLFYQDNIDDNDLLPLKELAQKIQAVDLNNLTPIEAMNVIADLQKEVNQIDDE, encoded by the coding sequence ATGCCACAAAAAGTTTCAGATAGTCCAATGATGAGGCAATATCGCGAAATAAAAGAAATTTATCCCGATGCTTTCTTGTTTTTTAGAGTGGGAGATTTTTATGAAATGTTTTACGACGATGCTGTTAAAGGATCTCAACTATTAGAATTGACGTTAACCTCTAGATCAAAAAGCGCTGATGAACAGATTCCAATGTGCGGGGTACCCCATCATGCAATTGATAAATACTTGTCAGAATTAACTGAAATGGGTTATAAAGCTGCACTTTGTGATCAGGTAGAAGATCCGAAATCTTCAACTGGTCCAACTGTTAAGCGAGAAGTAACACAGGTAGTAACACCAGGTACGTACATAAGTGATCAAGATTTAACCAATAATAATTATTTATCTGCAATATTAATTGGAGTGCCAGAAATCGGTTTAGCTTATGCTGATCTTTCCACAGGAGAGCTAAAATATACTAAATTTTCAAATCTTAATGCAGCAATTTATGAAGTTTTGGGCTTAAATTCGCGGGAAATTGTCACCATTAATTCAAACTCTTCAAGAATAAAAAAGGCCTTAGCTAATCGTAAATTAACAATATCTGAAACTTCATTTAAACCAGAAAAAAAAGATGTTTCAAAAGATGCTTTAAATCTTTTGTTATCTTATATTAAAAATACTCAAATGCGCTCGCTTTCTAACTTGAATGATCCTAAGTACTACGAGCCCGAAGAATTTTTATCGATTGATTACGCATCTAAACAAAATTTGGAATTAACTCGTTCTTTAAGAGAAGGAAAAAAGTATGGTTCACTTTTTTGGGCCCTTGATAAAACATCTACCACAATGGGTTCGAGATTACTTCGCAATTGGATTGAACGTCCTTTACTGGATTCTTCGGAAATTCAAAAAAGACAAGGGTACGTTGGAGCACTTTTAAAAGAATATGTACTTAGAAGTGATTTAAAAGAAGAATTGAAAAAGGTTTATGATTTAGAACACTTAAGTTCAAAAATTGCTTTTGGTAATATTAATGCTCGTGAAATGACGATGCTTAAAAAAGCATTGCAGGAAATTCCAAAAATTAAGGCTTCATTAAATGACTCCAGTGAGCAAGTCTTAAAAGACTATAGTGATAGTTTAGAATCTTTATCAGATATAGCTGAACTTATTGAACGGTCAATTAAAGAAGATGCGCCGATTGTAATCACAGAAGGCGATATTATTTGTGACGGCTATGATGCTCAGCTTGATAAATACCGTGACAGCCTTACTGGTGGACGTAATTGGATTGCTCAGATGGAAGCTCATGAAAAAGAAAGAACGGGAATTAGCAAGTTAAAGGTTGGATATAATCGCGTATTTGGTTATTACATCGAAGTTTCGAGAGTGAACCAAGGTAAAGTACCTGATAATTATCAGCGTAAACAAACTCTAGCAAATGCGGAACGTTATATTACGCCGGAATTAAAAGAGCACGAAAATTTGATTTTAAGTGCTAGAGATAATTCTGCAAAACTAGAATATGAAATTTTTAATCAAATTAGGGATCAAATTAAAAATCGGCTGCCAGAAGTTCAAAAATTAGCAGCTCAAATAGCAAAATTAGATGTTTTAAATACATTTAGTGAAGACGCCGAAAAAAATCATTATGTAAAACCAGTTATAAATCAAAAAAGAGAAATTCAATTAGTAGAATCTAGGCATCCAGTTGTAGAATTGTCAGACTCAATGGTAGATTTTGTACCAAACGATGTTTTAATGCCAGAAGACAATGAAATTACGATCATTACTGGTCCTAATATGTCAGGGAAAAGCACTTATATGAGACAATTAGGATTGATTGTAATCATGGCACAAATTGGCAGTTTTGTTCCCGCGGATAAGGCCGAATTACCGTTATTTGATCAAATTTTCACGCGGATTGGGGCAAGCGATAACTTGTTAACCGGCGAAAGTACGTTTATGGTGGAAATGAAAGAAGCTAATCGAGCTTTACAAGAATCCACTAGTAACAGTTTAATTTTGATGGATGAAATCGGCCGAGGAACTGCAACTTATGATGGAATGGCAATAGCAATTGCAATTATTAAATATTTAAGTGAAAACGTTCATGCTAAAACATTGTTTTCAACTCACTATCATGAACTTACGCAATTATCTGCTCAAATGCGAAATCTTAATAATAAGCATGTTGGTGCGGTTTTAAAAAAGGGAAAATTAATTTTCATTCACAAAATGATGGATGGCCCTTCTGATCGTTCTTACGGGGTTCACGTAGCCCAGTTAGCGGGACTTCCTAAACAAGTGGTGAAAGATGCTTTCCATTACTTACGTGAATTTGAAAAAACTTCGACAATTTCTCCTACAAATCATTTCAGTCAGGAAAATCTTTTTTATCAAGATAACATAGATGATAATGATTTATTGCCGCTAAAAGAACTAGCTCAAAAGATTCAAGCAGTTGATCTTAATAATTTAACCCCAATAGAAGCAATGAATGTAATTGCCGATTTACAAAAAGAGGTGAATCAAATAGATGACGAATAA